A stretch of Lysinibacillus agricola DNA encodes these proteins:
- a CDS encoding Tm-1-like ATP-binding domain-containing protein, protein MKTIALAGTFDSKGKEYLYVKELIESLGFNTFTIHTGVFNPTFEPDVSNAEVAAAAEENIQEIAAKRDRANATAVLAKGMELLLPKLYEEGKFDGVLSFGGTGGSSIVTTGMRALPIGVPKVMVSTVASGNTEPYVGTSDIIMIPSVVDVAGLNVISTKIFTNAVFAIAGMLNFENKTIVKKKPLIAATMFGLTTPCINQAKDFLEAKGYEVLIFHATGVGGRTMENLIANGFIDGVLDITTTEWADELIGGVLKAGPHRLEAASKKQIPQVVSVGAIDMVNFGPFDSVPNKFKGRKFYKHNPTVTLMRTSVEENKQIGEVIAEKLSLANGYTALFLPLKGLSGLDVEGQPFYGLEEDRMLFDTLRENVDQSKVEMIEINTDINSEEFALAAAEKLIELIENKERENDNVTETRNIESF, encoded by the coding sequence ATGAAAACAATTGCTTTGGCTGGAACATTTGATTCAAAAGGAAAAGAATATTTATATGTAAAAGAGTTGATAGAATCGTTAGGTTTCAATACTTTCACGATTCATACAGGTGTTTTTAACCCAACGTTTGAGCCTGACGTATCAAATGCTGAAGTAGCGGCTGCAGCTGAAGAGAATATACAGGAAATTGCTGCAAAAAGAGATCGCGCAAATGCAACAGCAGTTCTTGCAAAAGGGATGGAATTGCTTTTGCCGAAACTGTATGAAGAAGGTAAATTTGACGGTGTACTTTCCTTTGGAGGTACTGGAGGATCATCTATCGTAACAACTGGTATGAGAGCATTACCAATAGGTGTTCCTAAAGTGATGGTTTCAACTGTCGCTTCTGGTAATACGGAGCCATATGTAGGAACTAGTGACATTATTATGATTCCTTCAGTAGTAGATGTTGCTGGATTAAATGTAATTTCGACAAAAATATTTACGAATGCAGTATTTGCGATAGCAGGTATGCTTAACTTTGAAAATAAAACGATCGTGAAAAAAAAGCCTCTTATTGCTGCAACGATGTTTGGGCTGACAACACCTTGTATCAATCAGGCTAAAGATTTCTTAGAAGCTAAAGGATATGAGGTATTAATTTTCCATGCAACAGGTGTTGGTGGTCGTACAATGGAGAATTTAATAGCTAACGGATTTATAGATGGTGTCCTTGACATTACGACCACAGAATGGGCTGATGAATTAATTGGGGGTGTATTGAAAGCTGGCCCGCATCGTTTAGAAGCAGCTTCAAAAAAACAGATTCCTCAAGTTGTGTCGGTGGGTGCAATAGACATGGTTAACTTTGGTCCATTTGATTCTGTCCCTAATAAATTTAAAGGACGAAAATTTTATAAGCATAATCCAACAGTTACTTTAATGCGCACATCCGTTGAAGAGAACAAACAAATAGGTGAAGTAATTGCAGAAAAATTATCTTTAGCTAATGGCTACACGGCGTTATTTTTACCGCTAAAAGGGCTATCAGGTCTTGATGTTGAAGGGCAGCCTTTCTACGGTTTAGAGGAAGACAGAATGTTATTTGATACATTAAGAGAAAATGTTGACCAAAGTAAAGTAGAAATGATAGAAATCAATACGGATATAAATAGTGAAGAGTTTGCATTAGCTGCAGCGGAAAAATTAATTGAATTAATAGAAAATAAAGAGAGGGAAAATGATAATGTTACAGAGACAAGAAATATTGAATCGTTTTAA
- a CDS encoding DUF423 domain-containing protein, translating into MEILLALGAIMACLGVVLGAFGAHALKDKFASPHYAAIWETAVQYHMYHSLGILGLGILSSDALLGASSMLSWAGYLMLAGIVFFSGSLYVLAVTGVKKLGAITPIGGLLFIVAWILVAISAFS; encoded by the coding sequence ATGGAAATTTTATTAGCTTTAGGGGCAATTATGGCTTGTCTTGGTGTAGTGCTAGGTGCTTTTGGGGCTCATGCACTAAAAGATAAATTTGCGTCACCACACTATGCGGCTATTTGGGAAACTGCGGTGCAATATCATATGTATCATTCACTAGGTATACTGGGACTTGGTATTTTATCGAGTGATGCCCTTTTAGGAGCATCTAGTATGCTTTCCTGGGCAGGTTATTTAATGTTGGCAGGTATTGTGTTTTTCTCCGGTAGTTTATATGTATTAGCCGTTACAGGTGTTAAAAAGCTTGGAGCGATTACACCAATCGGCGGTCTGTTATTTATTGTTGCCTGGATACTTGTTGCTATTTCTGCATTTTCTTAA
- a CDS encoding alpha/beta fold hydrolase, which translates to MKIKYSIIIKLFRKLKLIGLVFITVVSLTLIAGFLYELISYKNVKNKFPPDGQMVDVGNREIHMNIQGIKTNLPPVVIETGTGSWSYDWSNVQQELSKHTQVITYDRAGYGWSDPSPNGFSVDTTIEDLSKILESSKIDTPVILVGHSVGGIYSRLFADRYPEKVSGLVLVDSRNEYFSEQATEYNNKFFETQDQTMNRILSQIGIVRLIGKNMFSDSIPDYISAEKYINVHWDAPFFKVLGEEIKEIKVSEKLLKDTQSLGDKPLTIVTPIDVELMAVELGFSEQEASDLNKKWKDSQKRLTNLSTNSKFVLVPNSSHSVMYDQPEVIIESILETADEIN; encoded by the coding sequence TTGAAGATTAAATATTCGATTATTATCAAACTGTTTAGAAAATTGAAGCTGATAGGATTGGTTTTTATTACTGTCGTCTCACTTACATTGATCGCGGGATTTCTTTATGAATTAATCAGTTATAAAAATGTTAAAAACAAATTCCCACCAGATGGACAGATGGTTGATGTTGGAAATAGAGAAATACATATGAATATCCAAGGAATCAAAACGAATCTACCACCTGTTGTAATTGAAACAGGAACAGGTTCTTGGTCTTATGATTGGTCAAATGTTCAGCAAGAATTATCAAAGCATACCCAAGTAATAACATATGACCGAGCAGGATATGGATGGAGTGACCCTTCTCCCAATGGATTTTCTGTCGACACTACGATTGAAGATTTAAGTAAAATTCTCGAATCTTCTAAAATTGACACACCTGTAATATTAGTTGGTCATTCTGTTGGCGGGATTTATTCTCGTCTCTTTGCAGACAGATACCCAGAAAAGGTATCTGGATTAGTTCTTGTTGATTCAAGAAATGAATATTTTTCAGAACAAGCTACAGAATATAATAACAAGTTTTTCGAGACACAAGACCAAACTATGAATCGTATCTTATCTCAAATTGGAATAGTACGACTAATAGGAAAAAATATGTTTTCAGATTCTATACCTGATTACATTTCCGCAGAAAAATATATAAATGTCCATTGGGACGCTCCGTTTTTTAAAGTATTAGGTGAAGAAATTAAGGAAATAAAAGTCTCTGAAAAATTACTGAAAGACACTCAATCTTTAGGTGATAAGCCTTTAACGATTGTCACACCAATTGATGTAGAATTAATGGCCGTAGAATTAGGGTTCTCAGAACAAGAGGCGAGTGACCTTAACAAGAAATGGAAGGATTCTCAAAAACGATTGACCAATTTATCCACTAATAGTAAATTCGTTTTAGTTCCAAATAGTAGTCACTCCGTAATGTATGACCAACCCGAGGTAATAATAGAATCAATATTGGAAACGGCTGATGAAATCAATTGA
- a CDS encoding phosphoenolpyruvate hydrolase family protein, whose product MEEMQDKKYEIKNYIKKQITKNRYILGVAAGSGMTAKYAEQGGADFILALNSGRFRLMGVSSLAGFLPYANSNEVVMDFACKEIIPMIKKIPVCFGLCATDPTIDLDNYIDLIKKKGFAGINNYPSIGLVDGLFLEALEEQGISYDKEVEAIRLASEKGLFTVAFVFNEEQAIRMVEADADIICVHLGLTNGGSLGAKKILSLQAAKRMAVNIFNKCNELNPNIIKMIYGGPVNKPIDVQYMYDDTTIMGYIGGSVFERIPNEQALIHITKSFKQTNDFQFDELISKITDGLGSQDDYINFIKKYINLHYMDEISLNEVAEILNLSRSYLSTLFKKEMGVSFTQYLINFRLNRAIEILKLEKIPLNNIAEMVGYPDYTQFSKIFKKYKGVSPKNYLTSFSRCLDTR is encoded by the coding sequence ATGGAGGAAATGCAAGATAAGAAGTATGAAATAAAAAATTATATTAAAAAACAAATTACTAAAAATAGATATATTTTAGGCGTTGCCGCTGGTTCTGGAATGACAGCTAAATACGCAGAACAAGGTGGCGCTGACTTTATTTTGGCTCTAAATTCAGGACGATTCAGATTAATGGGGGTAAGTTCATTAGCTGGTTTTTTACCGTATGCAAATAGTAATGAAGTTGTCATGGATTTTGCATGTAAAGAGATCATTCCTATGATAAAAAAAATTCCTGTTTGTTTTGGTTTATGTGCAACAGATCCAACAATTGATCTAGATAACTACATCGATTTAATTAAGAAAAAAGGCTTTGCAGGCATTAATAATTATCCAAGTATTGGTCTAGTAGATGGGCTTTTTTTAGAAGCATTAGAAGAACAAGGTATTTCTTATGATAAAGAGGTAGAAGCTATTCGTCTCGCTAGTGAAAAGGGATTGTTTACTGTAGCTTTTGTATTTAACGAGGAGCAAGCTATAAGGATGGTAGAAGCTGATGCAGATATTATTTGTGTTCACTTAGGTTTAACGAATGGTGGATCATTAGGTGCTAAAAAGATTTTATCTTTACAGGCTGCCAAAAGGATGGCAGTGAATATATTTAATAAATGTAATGAACTGAATCCTAACATCATTAAAATGATTTATGGAGGCCCGGTTAATAAACCAATAGATGTTCAATATATGTATGATGATACTACGATTATGGGTTATATCGGAGGTTCTGTTTTTGAAAGGATTCCCAATGAACAGGCTCTCATACATATTACGAAATCCTTTAAGCAAACGAACGATTTTCAGTTCGATGAATTAATCAGTAAAATTACTGATGGTTTGGGAAGTCAAGATGATTATATTAATTTTATAAAAAAATACATCAATTTACATTATATGGATGAAATTTCATTGAATGAAGTAGCAGAAATATTAAATTTGTCTCGTTCTTATTTAAGCACTTTATTTAAAAAAGAGATGGGTGTCTCATTTACACAATATCTTATTAATTTTCGGCTTAATCGTGCAATTGAAATACTAAAATTGGAAAAAATACCGTTAAATAATATCGCAGAAATGGTAGGTTATCCAGACTATACTCAATTTAGTAAAATATTTAAAAAATATAAAGGTGTGTCACCTAAAAACTATTTAACTTCTTTCAGCAGGTGTTTGGACACCCGCTGA
- a CDS encoding SPFH domain-containing protein produces the protein MGLLKAGVGALAGVLEDQWREYFYCESLTADVLVEKGVKRTSKRGSNKGNDNIISNGSIIAINEGQCMMIVEQGKVVEFSAESGEYVYDTSTEPSIMYGNDLSEGITETFKQIGKRFTFGGELAKDQRVYYFNKKEIVGNKYGTPAPIPFRVIDRNIGLDIDIAIRCHGEYSYKIVDPLLFYTNVCGNIEREFTRDAIDSQLKTELMTALQPAFAQISASGVRYSEIPAHTVALADALNKVLSEKWLATRGLAVVSFGISSLKASEEDEAMIKQLQRNAVMRDPGMAAANLTGAQAEAMIAAANNDGGAMAGFMGMNMATQAGGVNAGQLYQMNEQNKQTAQQGQTAATSSTWKCACGNENTGKFCSNCGIAKPAEEGWTCTCGTVNKGKFCSECGAKKPSEALQYVCDKCGWEPENPATPPKFCPECGDVFDENDVK, from the coding sequence ATGGGTTTATTAAAAGCAGGAGTCGGCGCTTTAGCGGGCGTTCTAGAAGATCAATGGCGTGAATATTTCTATTGTGAGTCACTCACAGCGGATGTTCTTGTAGAAAAGGGTGTTAAACGTACTTCTAAACGAGGATCAAATAAAGGCAATGACAATATTATTAGTAATGGCTCCATTATTGCTATAAATGAAGGTCAATGTATGATGATTGTCGAGCAAGGGAAAGTGGTCGAGTTCTCAGCGGAGTCTGGTGAGTATGTTTACGATACATCAACAGAGCCTTCGATTATGTATGGCAATGATTTGTCCGAAGGCATTACGGAAACATTCAAGCAGATCGGTAAACGCTTCACTTTTGGGGGAGAGCTTGCAAAAGATCAGCGTGTGTACTATTTTAATAAAAAAGAAATTGTAGGCAATAAATATGGGACACCAGCACCGATTCCATTCCGTGTAATCGACCGTAATATCGGCCTAGATATTGATATTGCCATACGTTGTCATGGCGAATATTCATATAAAATTGTCGATCCATTATTATTTTATACAAATGTTTGTGGAAACATAGAGCGCGAGTTTACACGAGATGCAATCGATAGCCAATTAAAAACGGAGTTGATGACTGCGTTACAGCCAGCTTTCGCACAGATTTCAGCAAGTGGGGTACGCTATAGCGAAATTCCTGCACATACAGTTGCACTGGCGGATGCCCTTAATAAAGTGTTATCAGAGAAGTGGCTTGCAACTCGTGGCTTAGCGGTTGTATCCTTTGGCATTAGTTCTTTAAAAGCATCTGAAGAAGATGAAGCAATGATTAAACAATTGCAACGAAATGCTGTTATGCGTGATCCAGGTATGGCTGCGGCTAATTTAACAGGCGCTCAGGCGGAAGCAATGATTGCAGCTGCAAACAATGATGGTGGAGCAATGGCAGGATTTATGGGAATGAACATGGCAACACAAGCAGGCGGTGTTAATGCAGGACAGCTTTACCAAATGAATGAGCAAAATAAACAGACGGCTCAGCAAGGACAAACAGCGGCGACTTCAAGTACATGGAAATGTGCTTGTGGTAATGAAAACACTGGTAAATTCTGCTCAAACTGTGGCATAGCAAAACCTGCCGAAGAGGGCTGGACATGTACATGTGGTACTGTCAACAAAGGTAAATTCTGTAGCGAATGTGGTGCTAAAAAACCTTCAGAAGCATTACAATATGTTTGCGATAAATGTGGTTGGGAGCCAGAAAATCCTGCGACCCCACCAAAATTCTGTCCAGAGTGTGGCGATGTGTTTGATGAAAATGACGTTAAGTAA
- a CDS encoding serine hydrolase domain-containing protein, which yields MKPSLKIYMFMIAMIVAFYSLAPTIVKADSDEKIQKIEQFVEEQRAISKIPGISLVIVEKGKTVYEKGFGYADVKSKTPVTSNTLFELGSTSKAFTGLAILQLEREGLLKRSDDVQKYIPWFKLKYNGEPQSITISQLLYHTSGIPYNSIYDIPKSNESNALELTVNKLLDQPLNRQPGSSFQYATLNYDVLGLVVEKVAKQPFDVYIKHHILEPIYMNDSFVGLHQVKSNEMASGYKIGLMRDQQYTPPIYRGNVPAGYMISNTNDIAKWLKLQLGNSQIYSIDKKMIQESHIPDQSVEPFDKDTYYASGWGVMERDKKQYIFHAGENPTFTSYFVMQPDEQLGVAILSNMNSSYTTDIGQGVMDLWEGKNVNNIHSDNLQKLDKTVTLLCVFVVGLGMFLSILLLTTLRKIVKEQRIRVSLNIKRTFFSIHTFFSCSNSFNTYNYAPKNFIRGI from the coding sequence TTGAAACCATCGTTAAAAATCTATATGTTTATGATTGCTATGATTGTAGCATTTTATAGTTTAGCGCCAACAATAGTTAAAGCAGACTCAGATGAAAAAATTCAAAAGATTGAACAATTTGTTGAAGAGCAAAGGGCAATTAGTAAAATTCCAGGGATATCGTTAGTAATTGTAGAGAAGGGGAAAACGGTCTATGAAAAAGGTTTTGGATACGCGGATGTTAAGTCAAAAACACCAGTTACTTCTAATACATTATTTGAACTAGGATCCACATCGAAAGCATTTACAGGACTAGCTATTCTACAATTGGAAAGGGAAGGGTTGCTAAAACGCTCTGATGATGTCCAGAAGTATATCCCATGGTTTAAGTTAAAATATAATGGTGAGCCTCAGTCGATTACTATTAGTCAGTTATTGTATCATACAAGTGGCATACCTTATAACTCTATATATGATATCCCAAAAAGTAACGAAAGTAATGCTCTTGAGTTGACTGTAAATAAATTACTTGATCAGCCATTAAATCGACAACCAGGTAGCTCATTTCAGTACGCAACGCTTAATTATGATGTTTTGGGACTCGTTGTTGAAAAGGTAGCAAAACAGCCCTTTGATGTGTATATCAAACATCATATATTAGAGCCAATTTATATGAATGATTCATTTGTTGGTCTGCATCAAGTTAAATCTAATGAGATGGCATCAGGTTATAAAATAGGACTTATGAGAGATCAGCAGTATACACCGCCTATCTATCGTGGAAATGTACCTGCTGGATATATGATAAGTAACACGAATGATATAGCAAAATGGTTAAAGTTACAGTTAGGAAATAGCCAAATTTATTCTATTGATAAAAAAATGATTCAAGAATCGCATATCCCTGATCAATCTGTAGAGCCTTTCGATAAGGATACATACTACGCAAGTGGATGGGGAGTTATGGAGAGAGACAAAAAACAATATATATTCCATGCCGGTGAAAATCCAACATTTACATCTTATTTCGTTATGCAGCCTGATGAACAATTAGGAGTAGCTATATTATCCAATATGAATTCAAGCTATACAACGGACATAGGTCAAGGTGTAATGGATTTATGGGAGGGAAAAAATGTTAATAATATTCATTCCGACAACCTCCAAAAGTTGGATAAAACGGTGACACTTCTATGCGTTTTTGTTGTCGGCCTTGGGATGTTTTTAAGCATCTTATTGCTAACAACTTTGAGAAAAATTGTTAAAGAACAACGAATTAGAGTATCTTTAAATATAAAAAGGACTTTTTTTTCTATTCATACATTCTTTAGTTGTAGCAATAGTTTTAACACTTATAATTATGCTCCCAAAAATTTTATTAGGGGGATCTAA
- a CDS encoding EAL-associated domain-containing protein: MDAIEVLTNLDQLHGYFQPIFSADAHTVIAYEISGQLQIEGQQINLKDFVNNEDIPEEYRIDMEHKILHAALEKIEEIAPDIDIYIPSNPNLLMQDFGESHFNIIQQYISEEDLHRIVLVVSEHRFLGDIHKLHHALRYFTTFGMKIAVQEVGAESHLEHIALLSPQILKVNIKDLNYDSWSAQSDMISAIGSLAYKIGANLLFEGIETVYQLQFAWKNGGRFYQGRYLANPAMTFVEKDILKERFKEECQQFITSEKKMLEVQYFELKKLREELEAIVHRVKPSSDNITHLEHLAQLLDSYSFRLYICNEDGFQLSPNVMRIDGQWELQPRAINKNWSWRPYFLQTIIKMRNDQSGEISELYRDIETGEITRTFSIAINEHEYLFVDLSYDYLYEHNIFR; encoded by the coding sequence ATGGACGCAATTGAAGTGTTAACAAATTTAGATCAATTACATGGGTATTTTCAACCTATATTTAGCGCGGATGCGCATACGGTGATTGCCTACGAAATTTCCGGACAGTTACAAATTGAGGGTCAACAAATTAATTTAAAAGATTTTGTGAATAATGAAGATATTCCAGAAGAATATCGTATTGACATGGAACATAAAATTCTACATGCTGCATTAGAAAAAATAGAAGAAATCGCACCAGATATTGATATTTATATTCCGAGTAATCCGAACTTGCTGATGCAGGATTTTGGAGAAAGTCACTTTAATATTATTCAACAATATATCAGTGAAGAAGATTTACATCGTATTGTATTAGTAGTTTCTGAGCATCGTTTTCTAGGAGACATTCATAAGTTGCATCATGCGCTACGTTATTTTACGACTTTCGGTATGAAAATTGCCGTTCAAGAAGTGGGAGCGGAGAGTCATTTAGAGCACATTGCACTATTATCCCCACAAATTTTAAAGGTCAATATTAAAGATTTAAATTATGATTCTTGGTCTGCACAGTCAGATATGATATCAGCAATAGGTAGCCTTGCTTATAAAATTGGCGCAAACCTCTTATTTGAAGGAATCGAAACTGTTTATCAATTACAGTTTGCCTGGAAAAATGGAGGCCGCTTCTATCAAGGACGGTACTTGGCAAATCCTGCAATGACATTTGTAGAAAAGGATATTTTAAAAGAGCGTTTTAAGGAGGAGTGCCAGCAATTTATTACCTCTGAAAAGAAAATGCTAGAGGTGCAATATTTTGAGCTGAAAAAATTGCGAGAAGAGCTAGAAGCAATTGTCCATCGTGTTAAACCTTCTAGTGACAACATCACACATTTAGAGCATTTGGCACAGCTATTGGATAGTTATTCTTTCCGATTATATATTTGTAATGAAGATGGCTTCCAACTATCCCCAAACGTGATGCGAATAGATGGTCAGTGGGAGTTGCAGCCAAGAGCCATCAATAAAAACTGGAGTTGGCGTCCATACTTCTTACAAACAATCATTAAAATGCGTAACGATCAAAGCGGGGAAATTTCAGAGCTTTATCGAGATATTGAAACAGGGGAAATTACAAGGACATTTTCGATTGCTATTAACGAGCATGAGTATTTGTTCGTCGATCTTTCCTATGATTATCTTTATGAACACAATATATTTAGATAG
- a CDS encoding acyl-CoA thioesterase gives MFVSEKQIEIRYAETDQMGVVYHANYIIWMEIGRSQLVNDAGFEYAELEKEGYVSPVMDLSISYKAAMHYGQVATVRTWVEKHDRLRTTYGYEILHEDGTIAATAQSVHILAHKDTLRPVSLSKIDPAWDAKYKEIACETK, from the coding sequence ATGTTTGTAAGTGAGAAACAAATAGAAATTCGATATGCTGAGACCGACCAAATGGGTGTGGTGTATCATGCGAACTATATTATTTGGATGGAGATTGGACGCTCCCAGCTAGTAAATGATGCAGGCTTTGAGTATGCGGAATTAGAAAAAGAGGGTTATGTATCGCCAGTGATGGATTTATCCATTTCTTATAAGGCGGCTATGCATTATGGCCAAGTGGCGACGGTACGTACATGGGTGGAAAAGCACGATCGTCTACGTACAACATATGGCTATGAAATTTTACATGAAGATGGCACGATTGCGGCAACTGCTCAGTCAGTACATATTCTAGCGCACAAAGATACGTTACGTCCGGTATCCCTAAGTAAAATTGATCCAGCATGGGATGCGAAATATAAAGAAATCGCATGTGAAACGAAATAG
- a CDS encoding SDR family oxidoreductase, with protein MSKNIVVITGAGSGLGAALAKKYSGLGYYVCLLGRTKSKLEKTAKTLTHGYSIYEVDVSSKQMVAQIIQSIQGEFGSIQLLINNAGVGYFDYAENLSEDSVQQMIDINLKGTIFCTQEVLKGMKERNEGTIVNIVSTAGKEGKVTESVYCASKFGVKGFTESLALELNDTSINVCAVYMGGMRTEFWDGIFSEEQTKNLMDPNDIADIIMDNIKPRKALAVTEVVIKNHR; from the coding sequence ATGAGTAAAAATATCGTTGTTATAACTGGTGCTGGTAGTGGATTAGGTGCAGCACTTGCTAAAAAATATTCGGGTTTAGGCTATTACGTTTGTTTGCTTGGGCGAACGAAATCAAAGCTTGAAAAAACGGCTAAAACTTTAACTCATGGATATTCTATTTATGAGGTTGATGTTTCCTCAAAACAAATGGTTGCTCAAATAATTCAATCTATACAAGGTGAATTTGGATCCATTCAATTACTAATTAATAATGCTGGGGTTGGCTATTTTGATTATGCTGAAAACTTGAGTGAAGATTCAGTTCAACAAATGATTGATATTAATCTAAAAGGCACAATTTTTTGCACACAAGAAGTGCTAAAAGGTATGAAAGAACGTAATGAAGGAACAATCGTAAATATTGTTTCTACAGCTGGTAAAGAAGGGAAAGTAACGGAATCTGTTTATTGTGCGAGTAAATTTGGTGTAAAAGGGTTTACAGAGAGTCTAGCACTAGAATTAAACGATACATCTATTAATGTATGTGCAGTATACATGGGTGGTATGAGAACAGAGTTTTGGGACGGGATATTTTCAGAGGAACAAACCAAGAACCTAATGGACCCTAATGATATCGCGGATATTATCATGGATAATATTAAACCAAGGAAAGCGTTAGCTGTAACTGAGGTTGTTATTAAAAATCATCGATAA
- a CDS encoding tyrosine-type recombinase/integrase, whose product MLLTLATTGMRKGELAALTWKDIDFESKIIAITKTRDEYGIPKLVIAFALSI is encoded by the coding sequence ATTCTCTTAACTTTAGCAACTACTGGTATGCGTAAGGGTGAATTAGCAGCTCTAACTTGGAAAGATATAGATTTCGAAAGCAAAATAATTGCTATAACTAAAACACGCGATGAATATGGAATCCCAAAACTCGTAATAGCATTCGCACTATCCATATGA
- a CDS encoding TFIIB-type zinc ribbon-containing protein, giving the protein MTTQDAENVKQVKLDFDAECPSCSASIEFNPATGKLSCPYCGYETEIATPEEQEEKIAQEMDFAKAEERGNFNWGVEKKTVICKACAAETIYDALQVADSCPYCGYNQVMEASAENTLAPNGVCAFEITDKQAGDNFQRWIKGRWFTPKAAKNSAKPDSFKGVYLPYWTFDTKTSSRYSAKYGRHRTVTDKDGNTRTETDWYSTSGFYQEFIDDYLISATTRYDRNMMRKIEPFNLLNNKAYKPEYVTGFLSERYSIGLQDGWSQAKREIHDHLSAQITSKVRWEKNADVVSNLRFSTTHDDITYKYLMLPIWLSSFRYKEKIYQFMVNGQTGQVGGDAPISPLRVTIAVVLSLIAIAIIWYFFMSE; this is encoded by the coding sequence ATGACAACGCAAGATGCTGAAAATGTCAAACAAGTAAAGCTTGATTTCGACGCTGAGTGTCCATCATGTAGTGCATCCATTGAGTTTAACCCAGCAACTGGAAAGCTATCATGTCCTTATTGTGGCTATGAGACTGAAATTGCAACCCCAGAAGAGCAAGAAGAAAAAATTGCCCAGGAAATGGATTTTGCAAAGGCTGAAGAACGTGGGAATTTTAATTGGGGTGTTGAGAAAAAAACAGTTATTTGTAAAGCCTGTGCGGCAGAAACGATTTATGATGCGTTACAGGTAGCCGATAGCTGTCCATACTGTGGCTATAATCAGGTTATGGAAGCAAGTGCTGAAAACACACTAGCACCAAACGGGGTATGTGCATTTGAAATAACAGATAAGCAAGCGGGCGATAATTTCCAACGATGGATTAAGGGAAGATGGTTTACGCCGAAAGCAGCAAAAAATAGTGCAAAGCCTGATTCGTTTAAAGGGGTTTATCTTCCTTATTGGACTTTTGACACTAAAACAAGCTCAAGGTATTCCGCAAAATACGGTAGACATCGCACAGTTACAGATAAAGATGGAAATACCCGAACTGAAACAGATTGGTATTCCACAAGTGGTTTTTACCAGGAATTTATTGACGATTATTTAATAAGTGCGACAACACGTTATGATCGGAATATGATGCGGAAAATAGAGCCATTTAATTTACTCAATAATAAAGCCTATAAGCCAGAATATGTAACTGGTTTTTTATCAGAACGTTATAGTATTGGTTTGCAGGACGGGTGGAGCCAAGCAAAGAGAGAAATTCATGATCATCTAAGTGCGCAGATTACTTCAAAAGTCCGTTGGGAAAAGAATGCAGATGTTGTATCCAATTTACGTTTCTCTACAACACATGATGATATTACATACAAGTATCTTATGTTACCAATCTGGCTTTCTTCATTCCGCTACAAAGAGAAAATTTACCAATTTATGGTAAATGGACAAACGGGTCAAGTAGGTGGGGATGCTCCAATTTCACCGCTTCGTGTAACAATTGCTGTAGTCTTATCATTAATTGCAATCGCAATTATTTGGTATTTCTTTATGTCAGAATAG
- a CDS encoding tyrosine-type recombinase/integrase, protein MRTIHMSAELAEQLEGFKSWCVESKKVYGSQLEDGDYVCITANLEPISSSYIVQMFNAIKNEHQIEWFSAHILRHTFLSILIAEGAAITTVAKTIGDTPEMVMKAYAHSLDDEELKATKILSSLIKLK, encoded by the coding sequence ATTCGCACTATCCATATGAGTGCTGAACTAGCAGAGCAATTAGAAGGTTTTAAATCTTGGTGTGTGGAATCAAAGAAAGTATATGGTAGCCAATTAGAAGATGGTGATTATGTATGTATTACTGCGAACCTTGAACCAATAAGTAGTAGTTACATTGTGCAAATGTTCAATGCTATAAAAAATGAGCATCAAATCGAATGGTTTTCTGCCCATATATTGAGACACACTTTTTTGAGTATTTTAATTGCAGAAGGCGCTGCTATTACAACAGTGGCAAAAACAATTGGAGATACACCTGAAATGGTGATGAAAGCATATGCACATTCACTTGATGATGAAGAATTAAAAGCTACTAAAATTCTTTCATCCTTAATAAAACTCAAGTGA